From a region of the Tachypleus tridentatus isolate NWPU-2018 chromosome 1, ASM421037v1, whole genome shotgun sequence genome:
- the LOC143237119 gene encoding G-protein coupled receptor Mth2-like — MLHFIILLYIPYFRNTAGRNLASLVLSLLVAFSAFLVGEVGFISPSDCNRVAVVTYYFFLASLFWMNVLALDVFRTIRLGAKEFRVVRGKQWRRFLIYSLYGWVSPLAIVIFAVAVDESENFSEEFRPGFGLFSNCWFSHRSAILVFFAVPMLVTMVANVVFFLMSAYWIKTAGSTINALQGKTPRRNCVVYFRLAVILGLTWIVGLIASYLDIYWLKCVFVLLNSSQGLFILLSFSCTTNVSAYIRVKAFAATRRFRDTNHQSPPDLLLHASRISRNTVIEPLENTQQPSTPSENREMNTI; from the coding sequence AtgcttcattttattattttgttatacatCCCGTACTTCCGAAATACCGCAGGAAGGAACCTTGCTTCCCTTGTGTTATCCTTGTTGGTTGCCTTCAGCGCATTTCTTGTCGGAGAAGTGGGTTTTATTTCACCTTCTGATTGCAACAGAGTTGCTGTtgtaacatattatttttttctcgCTTCTCTCTTCTGGATGAATGTTTTAGCTCTTGACGTGTTCAGAACTATCAGACTTGGCGCTAAAGAATTCCGTGTGGTCAGAGGGAAACAATGGCGAAGATTTTTGATCTACTCACTCTATGGCTGGGTAAGCCCTCTGGCGATAGTTATATTTGCTGTAGCAGTAGATGAAAGTGAAAACTTCTCAGAAGAATTTAGACCAGGGTTCGGCCTATTCTCTAATTGTTGGTTCAGTCACAGAAGTGCAATTTTAGTATTTTTCGCTGTTCCTATGTTGGTTACCATGGTTGCCAACGTCGTATTTTTCCTAATGAGTGCATACTGGATCAAGACCGCAGGAAGTACGATAAACGCTCTCCAAGGCAAAACACCTCGGAGAAACTGTGTTGTGTATTTCAGGTTAGCTGTCATACTGGGGCTTACGTGGATAGTTGGACTTATTGCTAGTTACTTAGATATATATTGGctaaagtgtgtgtttgtgttattaaattCAAGTCAAGGTTTGTTTATCCTTCTTTCATTTTCCTGCACAACCAATGTAAGCGCTTACATTCGAGTTAAGGCTTTTGCTGCAACAAGAAGGTTCAGGGACACCAACCACCAATCTCCTCCAGACCTACTGTTACATGCCTCACGGATTTCCAGAAATACAGTAATAGAACCGTTAGAGAACACTCAACAACCCTCAACACCTTCAGAAAATAGAGAAATGAATACCATATAG